A genomic stretch from Bacteroidota bacterium includes:
- a CDS encoding type IX secretion system membrane protein PorP/SprF has product MVKGATKTSAHCIQLNITPVLLTKPQPTPMALFVLKKVSPKRAITGMALLMVCCIANAQDPEFTQFYAAPVYTNPALAGTSACSDKQAGGRMVLNYRNQWPSLPGSFKTFAASFDQYAGGAHGGVGMLALRDVAGDGLLTTTAVSGVYSFMGMFGGHNHKRFGFSLAIQAGIMQRSIDFSRLHFGDEIVPKRGFVEPTKETFATNTVTYPNFSAGGLIYSGSFYAGVAVHNITEPNQSFFHNTGEGTTLPRRYTLHAGTVISLKKSKPNPMEQPMTISPNILIMAQQRFFQTNIGFYLNKGSFVSGLWFRQTAPNSDAIIALVGFKFDKFKIGYSYDITVSSARQAAPGSHEISVSIEWCVKRRVGWKPINCPIL; this is encoded by the coding sequence ATGGTAAAAGGGGCAACGAAAACCAGCGCGCACTGTATCCAATTAAATATTACACCTGTTTTATTAACTAAGCCCCAACCTACTCCAATGGCACTATTTGTACTTAAAAAAGTAAGTCCTAAAAGGGCTATTACCGGAATGGCTTTATTGATGGTTTGTTGCATTGCAAACGCCCAAGACCCTGAGTTTACACAGTTTTATGCAGCACCCGTGTACACCAACCCGGCTTTGGCGGGTACTTCGGCTTGCAGCGATAAGCAGGCAGGCGGACGTATGGTGCTTAATTACCGTAATCAGTGGCCATCGTTACCGGGTAGCTTTAAAACCTTCGCGGCATCTTTCGACCAATATGCGGGCGGGGCACACGGCGGTGTGGGTATGCTTGCCCTGCGTGATGTAGCCGGAGACGGGCTGCTAACTACCACGGCAGTAAGCGGCGTTTATTCATTTATGGGGATGTTTGGCGGCCACAACCACAAACGCTTTGGGTTTAGTTTGGCTATACAAGCGGGCATTATGCAGCGCTCTATTGACTTTAGCCGACTGCATTTTGGCGATGAAATTGTGCCCAAAAGAGGTTTTGTTGAGCCTACCAAAGAAACCTTTGCCACCAACACGGTAACCTATCCCAACTTTTCGGCAGGCGGGCTCATTTATTCAGGGTCGTTTTATGCTGGGGTTGCAGTACACAATATTACCGAGCCTAACCAATCGTTTTTTCACAATACCGGCGAGGGTACTACGCTACCACGCCGTTATACGCTGCACGCGGGTACTGTAATCTCTTTAAAGAAATCGAAGCCCAACCCAATGGAACAACCAATGACCATTTCTCCAAATATATTGATAATGGCGCAGCAGCGATTTTTTCAAACCAATATCGGATTTTACCTGAACAAAGGCTCTTTTGTATCGGGGTTATGGTTTAGGCAAACTGCCCCTAACTCTGATGCTATTATTGCGTTGGTTGGGTTTAAGTTTGATAAATTTAAAATTGGGTATAGCTATGACATTACTGTATCAAGCGCACGGCAAGCTGCACCGGGCTCTCATGAAATCTCGGTTTCTATCGAGTGGTGTGTAAAACGCCGTGTAGGCTGGAAACCTATTAACTGCCCCATTTTGTAG